In one Pseudomonadota bacterium genomic region, the following are encoded:
- a CDS encoding DUF2130 domain-containing protein — protein MPDTSPSRIEPVVTCPNCAHEIELTESLAGPLLADLKRAHAADLARQKAALEAGAREAARAEQAEALARMQAEQEAKLQEAAEALAAQKARADVADARLATAREAEKAALAKERALEERAAEIELEAQRQVAAERKAQEERLRHQITAQLAEAQAGRDEEAALVLRQKDEQMETLKRQIEVLKQKSEKGSQQLQGEALEVELETRLGQAFPMDRITPVGKGMRGADCLQTVPGAGAIIWETKRAQNWSKDWPAKLKDDQRREGAEAAVLVSMVLPEGVETFGEHEGVWVTLPRYAVALASVLRQGLVATAQAERRKEGQAEKTELLYDYLTGTGFRQRVEALAETYDAMRRTLDQERRAMMKHWAARDQQIMRMMDATAGMYGDIQGIAGASLPGIDALELPGPGED, from the coding sequence ATGCCCGACACGTCCCCCTCCCGCATCGAGCCCGTTGTCACTTGCCCCAACTGCGCCCATGAGATCGAGCTGACCGAGTCGCTCGCAGGGCCGCTTCTGGCGGATCTCAAGCGCGCCCATGCCGCCGATCTCGCCCGCCAGAAGGCGGCGCTCGAGGCCGGTGCGCGGGAGGCAGCGCGCGCCGAGCAGGCCGAGGCGCTCGCGCGGATGCAGGCCGAGCAGGAGGCCAAGCTGCAAGAGGCCGCCGAGGCGCTCGCCGCGCAGAAGGCGCGCGCCGATGTGGCCGATGCGCGGCTCGCTACGGCACGGGAGGCCGAGAAGGCCGCGCTTGCCAAGGAGCGCGCGCTTGAGGAGCGCGCCGCAGAAATCGAGCTCGAGGCGCAGCGGCAGGTGGCCGCGGAGCGCAAGGCGCAGGAAGAGCGGCTCCGCCATCAGATCACAGCGCAACTTGCCGAAGCCCAGGCGGGACGGGACGAGGAAGCGGCGCTCGTCCTGCGCCAGAAGGACGAGCAGATGGAAACGCTCAAGCGCCAGATCGAGGTGTTGAAGCAGAAATCAGAGAAAGGCTCACAGCAACTCCAGGGCGAGGCGCTCGAGGTTGAGCTGGAAACTCGGCTTGGCCAGGCCTTCCCGATGGACCGGATCACACCCGTGGGAAAAGGCATGCGCGGGGCGGATTGTCTGCAGACGGTGCCCGGCGCGGGCGCGATCATCTGGGAGACGAAGCGCGCACAGAACTGGTCGAAGGACTGGCCGGCGAAGTTGAAGGACGATCAACGCCGGGAAGGCGCGGAAGCGGCTGTGCTCGTCAGCATGGTGCTGCCCGAGGGCGTGGAGACGTTCGGCGAGCACGAGGGCGTCTGGGTGACGCTGCCACGCTACGCCGTGGCTCTCGCCTCGGTCCTGCGGCAGGGGCTCGTGGCCACCGCCCAGGCGGAGCGCCGCAAGGAGGGGCAGGCGGAGAAGACGGAGCTTCTCTACGACTACCTGACCGGCACGGGCTTTCGGCAGCGGGTGGAGGCGCTGGCCGAGACCTACGACGCCATGCGGCGTACCCTCGACCAGGAGCGGCGCGCGATGATGAAGCACTGGGCGGCGCGCGACCAGCAGATCATGCGGATGATGGACGCCACTGCGGGCATGTACGGAGATATCCAGGGCATCGCCGGTGCCTCCCTCCCGGGGATCGACGCGCTCGAGCTGCCCGGGCCGGGGGAGGACTGA